A single region of the Erythrobacter sp. genome encodes:
- the mmsB gene encoding 3-hydroxyisobutyrate dehydrogenase produces MKIAFIGLGNMGGGMAANLVKAGHEVRAFDLSETALAAAKDAGCETFDTAKEACAEAEAVVTMLPNGQIVKQVYWDDVIGHAPEGAVMLDCSTIDVATAREVIEVTEAHGYDMVDAPVSGGIAAANAGTLTFMVGGSDKAFGRAKPILEAMGKAVIHAGDAGNGQAAKICNNMLLAIQMIGTAEAFAMAEKLGLDAQTFYDISSVSSGQCWSMTSYCPVPGVGPESPADREYAPGFAAALMVKDLRLAIEAAEKAGAKAELGSHAKAIYEAFAEEHGGVDFSGIIRTL; encoded by the coding sequence ATGAAAATCGCCTTCATAGGCCTCGGCAACATGGGCGGCGGGATGGCCGCCAACCTTGTGAAGGCGGGGCACGAGGTGCGCGCCTTCGACCTCAGCGAAACCGCGCTCGCCGCGGCGAAGGACGCGGGGTGCGAAACCTTCGACACCGCCAAGGAAGCCTGCGCGGAGGCCGAAGCGGTCGTCACCATGCTGCCCAACGGCCAAATCGTGAAACAGGTCTATTGGGACGACGTCATCGGCCATGCGCCCGAAGGCGCGGTGATGCTCGACTGCTCGACCATCGACGTCGCCACCGCGCGCGAAGTCATCGAAGTGACCGAGGCGCACGGATACGACATGGTCGATGCGCCCGTCTCCGGCGGGATCGCGGCGGCCAATGCGGGCACGCTCACCTTCATGGTCGGCGGGTCGGACAAGGCGTTCGGACGCGCCAAGCCGATCCTCGAGGCGATGGGCAAGGCCGTGATCCACGCAGGCGACGCGGGCAACGGACAAGCGGCGAAGATCTGCAACAACATGCTGCTCGCGATCCAGATGATCGGCACGGCCGAAGCCTTCGCCATGGCCGAAAAGCTGGGGCTCGACGCGCAGACCTTCTACGACATCTCGAGCGTGTCCTCGGGCCAGTGCTGGTCGATGACGAGCTATTGCCCGGTCCCCGGCGTCGGCCCGGAAAGCCCGGCGGACCGCGAATACGCCCCTGGCTTTGCCGCCGCGCTGATGGTCAAGGACCTGCGCCTAGCGATCGAAGCGGCGGAGAAAGCGGGTGCGAAAGCCGAGCTCGGCTCCCACGCCAAGGCGATCTACGAAGCCTTTGCCGAAGAGCACGGCGGGGTGGATTTCTCAGGCATCATCAGGACGCTCTGA
- a CDS encoding enoyl-CoA hydratase-related protein, whose translation MSFETITVEKDAQGSKGVTLMTLNRPKALNALNTQVLAELIEAFADYQSDESQLCAVLTGSGDKAFAAGADIKEMHDKAAADFYLDDFFSPWTSEIVKKTRKPWIAAVNGFALGGGCELAMMADFIIASENAKFGQPEIKLGVAPGMGGSQRLTRAIGKSKSMEMCLTGRMMGAEEAERANLVAKVVPHDDLLAETLKTAATIASMPPMAVIANKEMVNSAFEMTLDQGLIVERRIFQILTASEDKAEGMAAFIEKREGNWKGR comes from the coding sequence CCGGCCCAAGGCGCTGAACGCGCTCAACACGCAGGTGCTCGCCGAACTGATCGAGGCTTTCGCCGACTACCAGTCCGACGAGAGCCAGCTGTGCGCGGTGCTGACGGGCAGCGGCGACAAGGCTTTCGCCGCGGGCGCGGACATCAAGGAGATGCACGACAAGGCGGCGGCCGATTTCTACCTCGACGATTTCTTCAGCCCGTGGACGAGCGAGATCGTCAAGAAGACCCGCAAGCCGTGGATCGCGGCGGTCAACGGCTTTGCGCTCGGCGGCGGGTGCGAACTGGCGATGATGGCGGATTTCATCATTGCGAGCGAAAACGCGAAATTCGGCCAGCCCGAGATCAAGCTCGGCGTCGCGCCCGGCATGGGCGGCTCGCAGCGGCTCACCCGCGCGATCGGCAAGTCGAAATCGATGGAAATGTGCCTCACCGGCCGGATGATGGGCGCGGAGGAAGCCGAACGCGCGAACCTCGTCGCGAAGGTCGTGCCGCATGACGATCTGCTTGCCGAGACGCTCAAGACCGCCGCCACCATCGCCTCGATGCCGCCGATGGCGGTGATCGCGAACAAGGAGATGGTGAACTCCGCCTTCGAGATGACGCTCGACCAGGGGCTGATCGTGGAACGCCGCATCTTCCAAATCCTCACCGCCAGCGAGGACAAGGCCGAGGGCATGGCGGCGTTCATCGAGAAGCGCGAGGGGAATTGGAAGGGGCGCTAG